A stretch of Kaistella flava (ex Peng et al. 2021) DNA encodes these proteins:
- a CDS encoding DUF4292 domain-containing protein: MKKYILASALMIALISCKTKTAVENPISTNTPIASNANFFNKINEKADFQQLKINSRITAETGKFIPPLDATIYIEKDKKVWINMVAIFLNVGRGIATPEGIKGYEKLNKTYIESDFSYLNSLLNVDFIDYGAFQNLLLGRTFIPVNDKDFKLTKNAQGYVLTSIKNLSFQTNGAVSEYSASLSYNDAMDLENVSLQKLDAPDQLEVSYSNWENFENTKLPKNVKIIIKGSKNGQILLENTKFDSSKMDAPYSVPNNYTKTEIK, translated from the coding sequence ATGAAAAAATATATTCTTGCATCCGCATTAATGATAGCGCTGATTTCTTGTAAAACAAAAACAGCTGTTGAAAATCCAATCAGTACGAATACACCCATTGCTTCCAACGCGAATTTCTTCAACAAGATTAATGAAAAAGCAGATTTTCAGCAACTTAAAATCAATTCCAGAATTACTGCAGAAACGGGCAAGTTTATTCCTCCTTTAGATGCGACCATTTATATTGAAAAAGACAAAAAAGTTTGGATTAATATGGTTGCTATTTTCCTAAATGTTGGAAGAGGAATCGCTACTCCTGAAGGAATTAAAGGGTACGAAAAATTAAATAAGACTTATATTGAATCTGATTTTTCTTATTTAAATTCACTCTTGAATGTCGATTTTATAGATTATGGAGCTTTTCAAAATCTATTATTAGGCAGGACATTTATTCCTGTTAATGACAAGGATTTTAAATTGACTAAAAATGCACAAGGTTATGTTTTAACTTCCATTAAAAATTTAAGTTTCCAAACTAATGGAGCGGTTTCTGAATATTCAGCTTCATTGTCTTATAATGATGCAATGGATTTAGAAAATGTTTCTTTGCAAAAACTAGATGCGCCGGATCAACTGGAAGTTTCTTATTCTAACTGGGAGAATTTTGAAAATACTAAACTTCCGAAAAATGTTAAAATAATAATAAAAGGATCAAAAAACGGCCAGATTTTACTGGAAAATACGAAATTTGACAGTTCAAAAATGGATGCACCTTATTCCGTTCCCAATAATTATACGAAAACTGAGATCAAATGA
- a CDS encoding sugar phosphate nucleotidyltransferase has protein sequence MKIIVPMAGRGSRLRPHTLTVPKPLIPIAGKPIVQRLVEDITKVAGEKIDEIAFIIGDFGAEVEASLIQIAESLGAKGTVYTQDEPLGTAHAIKCAEQSMQGNVVVAFADTLFKADFILDKNSDGVIWVKKVEDPSAFGVVKLDDYGFITDFVEKPTTFVSDLAIIGIYYFNSAEKLMSEINYIMDNDIKQGGEFQLTTALENLRQKGAKFSLGKVDDWMDCGNKNATVDTNGKVLEYERENVAHFPASAKITNCLIIPPCFIGENVELLNSKIGPRVSIGNNTRIINSNIDNSLIQENTTIDHGNLSNSMIGNSAEYYGVAREISLGDFSVLDFLSKGESH, from the coding sequence ATGAAGATAATAGTTCCAATGGCCGGACGTGGCTCCAGATTAAGACCGCATACTTTAACAGTTCCAAAACCTTTAATCCCAATCGCAGGTAAACCGATCGTACAACGTTTGGTTGAAGACATTACTAAAGTAGCTGGTGAAAAAATCGACGAGATTGCTTTTATTATCGGAGATTTCGGAGCAGAAGTTGAGGCATCTTTAATTCAGATCGCAGAAAGCTTAGGCGCAAAAGGAACCGTTTATACGCAGGACGAACCACTTGGAACAGCGCATGCGATTAAATGTGCAGAGCAATCCATGCAAGGAAATGTAGTCGTTGCTTTCGCTGATACTTTATTTAAAGCTGATTTTATTTTAGATAAAAATTCAGACGGTGTAATTTGGGTAAAAAAAGTAGAAGATCCTTCCGCTTTTGGAGTTGTAAAATTAGACGATTATGGATTTATCACGGATTTCGTAGAAAAACCAACCACCTTCGTTTCTGACTTGGCGATTATTGGAATTTACTATTTCAATTCTGCCGAAAAATTAATGAGCGAAATCAACTATATCATGGATAATGATATTAAACAAGGCGGCGAATTTCAGTTGACAACTGCCTTAGAAAACCTTCGTCAAAAAGGAGCGAAATTCTCTTTAGGTAAAGTGGATGACTGGATGGATTGCGGAAATAAAAACGCTACTGTTGATACGAATGGTAAAGTGTTAGAATACGAAAGGGAAAACGTAGCACACTTTCCAGCTTCTGCAAAAATCACGAATTGCTTAATTATTCCACCATGTTTTATTGGTGAAAATGTAGAGCTTTTGAATTCTAAAATTGGACCAAGAGTTTCTATCGGAAATAATACCAGAATTATCAATTCAAATATTGACAATTCATTAATTCAAGAAAACACGACTATTGATCACGGAAACCTAAGCAACTCAATGATTGGGAATTCAGCTGAATATTACGGAGTTGCCAGAGAAATTTCTTTGGGAGACTTCTCTGTTTTAGATTTTCTTTCGAAAGGTGAAAGTCATTAA
- the dut gene encoding dUTP diphosphatase: protein MEIKIINKSQNPLPKYQTALSAGMDLYANLEDSITLKSLERKLIPTGLFLELPEGYEAQVRPRSGLAIKNGISVLNAPGTIDADYRGEIGVILVNLSTDDFNINNGDRIAQMVIAKYETAEWHEVSEINETERGAGGFGSTQL, encoded by the coding sequence ATGGAAATTAAAATCATCAATAAATCGCAAAATCCTTTACCTAAATACCAAACCGCACTTTCTGCTGGAATGGACTTATACGCTAACCTGGAAGACAGCATCACTTTGAAATCTTTGGAAAGAAAATTAATTCCAACAGGATTGTTTTTAGAACTTCCAGAAGGTTACGAAGCTCAAGTCAGACCAAGAAGTGGATTAGCCATTAAAAATGGAATATCAGTATTAAATGCACCCGGAACAATCGACGCAGATTACCGTGGCGAAATTGGGGTTATTTTAGTAAATTTGTCGACCGACGATTTTAACATCAATAATGGTGACCGAATTGCACAAATGGTGATTGCAAAATACGAAACTGCAGAGTGGCACGAAGTTTCTGAAATCAATGAAACCGAGCGAGGAGCCGGAGGATTCGGAAGCACTCAATTATAA
- a CDS encoding lipopolysaccharide biosynthesis protein, translated as MYKKLLGQTAIYGLSTVVIRLFPFIISPFVTNAFGPQSLAPFIDFYSVAGIIIVLLSHGMETTFFRFAEKEGDTKKLISTATLSVIGASLLFMLFAYVFRQDLAIAFKTPDQINLLTMMLFVLGLDGLSTMPFVILRKTGRPKKFALIKIINGVINFLLVLLFIVILPRLGDKGLFGYTYNKEFGIGYVFVANLVASAVTFILLAQEIKSVRVSAFDWNLWKKMMAYSWPITIAGLAGVINETMDRQFLKYLLPDGTNTEQMAIYGAVCKIVTFLTLFRQAYLLGIEPFFFSHAKNENSGQSYAKLMDMFVIVNCIILLALCVNLNWLAELYLSNPAYNEGIPIVPIVLIAAVFLGIYLNMSVWYKLSDKTIFGAYISILGAAVTIAVNVYFIPSYGYWASTWGTFLSYFSMMTVSYFLGQYFYPVPYHMKKIIGYLSLSIFFSLLSYYLLDGNLLIGNSLLLVFLAIVFYVEKDTLKRFRKA; from the coding sequence TTGTATAAAAAATTATTGGGGCAAACCGCGATTTATGGATTAAGCACCGTCGTAATTCGGTTGTTTCCGTTCATCATCAGTCCCTTTGTCACGAACGCGTTCGGCCCACAATCGCTGGCTCCTTTTATCGATTTTTATTCGGTTGCCGGAATCATCATCGTTTTACTTTCTCACGGAATGGAAACGACGTTTTTCCGCTTTGCAGAAAAAGAAGGCGATACGAAAAAACTAATTTCGACTGCAACTTTGAGCGTCATTGGAGCTTCTCTTCTTTTTATGCTGTTCGCTTATGTTTTCCGACAGGATTTAGCAATTGCGTTCAAAACACCAGATCAAATCAATCTTCTAACGATGATGCTTTTTGTTCTCGGTTTAGATGGACTTTCGACAATGCCTTTTGTTATTTTAAGAAAAACAGGAAGACCGAAAAAATTTGCTTTAATTAAAATTATTAATGGAGTTATTAACTTTCTATTAGTTCTTTTATTTATTGTGATCTTGCCACGATTGGGAGACAAAGGTCTTTTTGGTTACACCTATAATAAGGAGTTTGGGATTGGATACGTGTTTGTCGCCAACTTGGTAGCGAGCGCTGTGACATTTATTCTTCTTGCTCAAGAAATAAAATCAGTACGAGTCTCAGCATTTGACTGGAATCTCTGGAAAAAGATGATGGCGTATTCCTGGCCAATTACCATCGCCGGTTTGGCTGGTGTAATTAATGAAACCATGGATCGACAGTTCTTAAAATACCTTTTGCCTGATGGAACGAATACCGAACAGATGGCGATTTATGGAGCAGTTTGTAAAATCGTGACTTTCTTAACTTTGTTTCGACAAGCCTATCTTTTGGGAATTGAACCTTTCTTTTTCTCTCATGCTAAAAACGAAAATTCGGGTCAATCTTATGCAAAATTAATGGATATGTTTGTGATTGTCAATTGTATTATCTTACTAGCTTTATGCGTTAATTTAAATTGGTTGGCTGAACTTTACCTTTCGAATCCAGCTTATAACGAAGGAATTCCGATCGTGCCGATTGTTTTAATCGCAGCCGTTTTTTTAGGAATTTATTTGAATATGTCTGTTTGGTACAAACTTTCTGACAAAACTATCTTTGGCGCTTACATTTCAATTTTAGGAGCAGCAGTTACGATCGCTGTCAACGTATATTTCATTCCATCTTATGGGTATTGGGCTTCAACTTGGGGAACTTTTTTAAGTTACTTTTCAATGATGACCGTCTCTTATTTTCTCGGTCAATATTTTTATCCAGTTCCTTATCATATGAAGAAAATTATAGGATATTTGAGTCTAAGTATTTTCTTCTCACTCCTTTCTTATTATTTACTTGACGGAAATTTACTCATCGGAAACTCATTATTATTAGTATTTTTAGCCATTGTTTTTTACGTAGAAAAAGACACTTTAAAAAGATTTAGAAAAGCTTAA